One genomic segment of Amycolatopsis sp. WQ 127309 includes these proteins:
- a CDS encoding alpha-galactosidase yields MSLVEHDPAHRLWLLRTPESSYAFRLDADDRPRHVHWGPPLTLEQAAQVAERRNPAESSFDEPGDERLELPAEGGAFFGVAALAVRFEDGTSALEWRYAGYSLENGALVVRLADRHYPLELSLHYRVRSDVIERWTTLRTTGDAEIALLRTDSASWTLPRRDGARLSRTSGAWSAEYGVLREPLPVGETTLTSRRGVSSHQVNPWVMLDAGDATETSGEVWSTALAWSGSWRITVGHTHTGRVTWTGGFGHENVSWRLKPGETWETPVFAGLYAADGFGGTSRRWHSYVREFVQPHSGELRPIVYNSWEATGWDVDERTETHLAEAAAKLGAELFVMDDGWFGARTGDAAGLGDWTANEQRFPAGLGPLVDAVHAHGMEFGLWVEPEMVNPDSDLYRAHPDWVLHMANRTRTTLRNQLVLNFARPDVADWAHEWLDRLVGEHGIDYLKWDMNRAFTEAGWPSSADPGRLWIDHVRAVHAIFDRLRADHPALRIQGCAGGGGRTDLGILARTDEIWVSDNTDAADRITIQHGYGQLYPAGTMSAWVTDSPNPTTGREAPLSFRFHVAMAGVLGLGGDLPKWSSEELAEATALVALYKEIRPVVQHGELYRLADPARSALTAVQYVLGGDVVVIFWRRPAEFARPVTPPRLAGLDPAARYRDQDGVVHHGAVLLSHGIDVTLPGSGYASAVVRLTRV; encoded by the coding sequence ATGTCGCTCGTGGAACACGACCCCGCGCACCGGCTGTGGCTGCTGCGCACCCCGGAGAGCTCGTACGCCTTCCGGCTCGACGCCGACGACCGGCCGCGGCACGTCCACTGGGGGCCGCCGCTGACGCTGGAGCAGGCCGCGCAGGTCGCCGAGCGCCGCAACCCGGCCGAGAGCAGCTTCGACGAGCCGGGCGACGAGCGGCTCGAACTGCCGGCCGAGGGCGGCGCGTTCTTCGGCGTCGCGGCGCTGGCCGTCCGGTTCGAGGACGGGACGTCGGCGCTGGAGTGGCGTTACGCGGGGTATTCACTCGAGAACGGCGCCCTGGTGGTGCGGCTGGCCGACCGCCACTACCCGCTGGAACTCTCGCTGCACTACCGCGTTCGCAGCGACGTCATCGAGCGGTGGACGACCCTGCGCACCACGGGGGACGCGGAGATTGCCTTGCTGCGCACGGATTCAGCGTCCTGGACGCTCCCCCGGCGCGACGGCGCGCGGCTGAGCCGGACGTCCGGTGCCTGGAGTGCCGAGTACGGCGTGCTGCGCGAACCGCTGCCCGTCGGCGAAACCACGCTGACCAGCCGTCGCGGCGTGTCGAGCCACCAGGTCAACCCCTGGGTGATGCTCGACGCCGGCGACGCGACGGAGACGTCCGGTGAGGTCTGGTCGACCGCGCTGGCGTGGAGCGGCAGCTGGCGGATCACGGTCGGCCACACGCACACCGGCCGCGTCACCTGGACCGGCGGGTTCGGGCACGAGAACGTCTCCTGGCGGCTGAAGCCCGGGGAGACCTGGGAGACGCCGGTGTTCGCCGGGCTCTACGCGGCCGACGGCTTCGGAGGCACGAGCCGGCGCTGGCACTCCTACGTCCGCGAGTTCGTCCAGCCGCACTCCGGCGAGCTGCGGCCGATCGTCTACAACTCCTGGGAGGCCACCGGCTGGGACGTCGACGAGCGGACCGAAACGCACCTCGCCGAGGCCGCCGCGAAGCTCGGCGCCGAGCTGTTCGTGATGGACGACGGCTGGTTCGGCGCGCGCACCGGCGACGCCGCCGGTCTCGGCGACTGGACCGCCAACGAGCAGCGCTTCCCCGCCGGGCTCGGGCCGCTCGTCGACGCCGTGCACGCGCACGGGATGGAGTTCGGGCTGTGGGTCGAGCCGGAGATGGTCAACCCGGACAGCGACCTCTACCGCGCGCACCCCGACTGGGTGCTGCACATGGCGAACCGCACGCGCACGACGTTGCGCAACCAGCTCGTGCTCAACTTCGCCCGCCCGGACGTCGCGGACTGGGCGCACGAGTGGCTCGACCGGCTCGTCGGCGAGCACGGGATCGACTACCTCAAGTGGGACATGAACCGCGCGTTCACCGAGGCCGGGTGGCCCTCGAGCGCGGATCCGGGACGGCTGTGGATCGACCACGTCCGCGCGGTCCACGCGATCTTCGACCGGCTGCGGGCCGATCACCCCGCCCTGCGGATCCAGGGGTGCGCGGGTGGCGGCGGCCGCACCGACCTGGGGATCCTCGCGCGCACCGACGAGATCTGGGTGTCGGACAACACGGACGCGGCCGACCGGATCACCATCCAGCACGGCTACGGCCAGCTCTACCCCGCCGGCACGATGTCGGCCTGGGTCACCGACAGCCCGAACCCGACCACCGGCCGGGAGGCGCCGCTGAGCTTCCGGTTCCACGTCGCGATGGCGGGCGTGCTCGGCCTGGGCGGGGACCTGCCCAAGTGGTCCTCCGAAGAACTCGCCGAGGCAACGGCGCTCGTGGCGCTGTACAAGGAGATCCGACCCGTGGTGCAGCACGGCGAGCTGTACCGGCTGGCGGATCCGGCACGCTCGGCGCTGACCGCGGTGCAGTACGTGCTGGGTGGTGACGTCGTGGTGATCTTCTGGCGGCGGCCCGCGGAGTTCGCGCGGCCGGTCACGCCGCCGCGGCTGGCCGGGCTCGATCCGGCGGCGCGGTACCGGGACCAGGACGGCGTCGTGCACCACGGCGCGGTGCTGCTGAGCCACGGGATCGACGTCACGCTGCCGGGGAGCGGCTACGCGAGCGCGGTGGTGCGGCTGACCAGGGTCTGA